The nucleotide sequence ACCATCACCACCGTGGTGGTCCGCGCGACGTCGGCGACGATCTGGCCGAGCGCGCGTTCGTTCATGGCGTCGAGCTGCGAGGTCGGCTCGTCGAGCAGCAGCAGGCCCGGCCGGCGCAGCAGGGCACGGGCGATCGCGATGCGCTGCCGTTCGCCGCCGGAGAGCGACGCGCCGCGATGCCCGACCGCGGTGTGCAGGCCGTCCGGCAGCCGTCGCAGCAGCGGGACGAGGCGGGTCCGTTCGAGGACCTCCGCCAGCCAGGGCTCCGAGGTCCGCGCCGAGCCCATCGTCAGGTTGTCCAGCAGTGTTCCGGACAGCACCGGAGCCTCCTGCTCGACGTAGCCGATCCGGGCGCGCAGCTCGGCCAGGGGCCATTCCCGTACGTCGCGGCCGTCGATCTCGACCTGACCGGTGGTCGGCTCGTAGAAGCGCTCGACCAGCGCCAGCAGGGTCGTCTTCCCGGCGCCGGAGGGCCCTACGACGGCGGTGAGTCCGGTCGAGGACAGCCGCAGGTCGACCCGGTCCAGGATCGCCGGACCGTCGGGCCGATGTCGCAGCGAGACGTCCCGGAACCGCACCGTCACCGGCGCCCCGGCGCGGTCCCGGTCCGCCGGCCGGCTCAGGTCCTCGGCGGCGAGGTCGGCGATCCCGTCGATCCGGCGGACCGCGGCCAGCCCGGCCTGTAGCCCGGTGAAGCCGCCCACCAGCTGGGTCACCGGGCCGCCGAGGTAGAAGAGGTACAGCAGGAAGGCGACGAGCGCGGACACCGGCAGTTCGTCGGCGGCGACCCGGGCCCCGCCCACCCCGAGTACCACGAGGAAGGCGACCTGAACCGCGAGGCCGGTGGCGACGCCGGCCAGCGAGACCCACCGCGCGGCCTGCCGCCCCCGTCGCCACGCCTGCCTGGCCGCGGCGTGCACCGCGCGGGCCTGCTGCTCCTCGGCGCCGTTGGCCTTGACCGTCCGAAAGGCCCCCAGCGTACGTTCGAGGACCGCTCCCATCCCGCCGACCGCCTCCTGTGCCTGTTCCCCGGCGCGGCGGATCCGGGGCACCAGGGCCAGCGTCACGGCGGCGAGCAGCAGCAGCACGACCATTACCACCGCGAGCAGGACCGGGTCGAGCCGGGCCATCAGGACCACCGCGCCGGCGATCTGGAGGAT is from Micromonospora sp. WMMD1102 and encodes:
- a CDS encoding ABC transporter ATP-binding protein, with product MPPNTCAAGRTPLTSLLSYVRPHAPGLLGGAALMFLGGLANLAQPMVVKSLIDALTGGTPYREPMLALVSLLLLSVVVGVWGMYLVELTAESVVLTARRRLVTRLLRLRVAVVDGAEPGDLMSRVTGDTTQLRAAATSNVVDLVAGILQIAGAVVLMARLDPVLLAVVMVVLLLLAAVTLALVPRIRRAGEQAQEAVGGMGAVLERTLGAFRTVKANGAEEQQARAVHAAARQAWRRGRQAARWVSLAGVATGLAVQVAFLVVLGVGGARVAADELPVSALVAFLLYLFYLGGPVTQLVGGFTGLQAGLAAVRRIDGIADLAAEDLSRPADRDRAGAPVTVRFRDVSLRHRPDGPAILDRVDLRLSSTGLTAVVGPSGAGKTTLLALVERFYEPTTGQVEIDGRDVREWPLAELRARIGYVEQEAPVLSGTLLDNLTMGSARTSEPWLAEVLERTRLVPLLRRLPDGLHTAVGHRGASLSGGERQRIAIARALLRRPGLLLLDEPTSQLDAMNERALGQIVADVARTTTVVMVAHRLSTVTRADRIVVLEAGRVRAVGTHADLVDGCDLYRGLAATQLLTGIGTRQPKQSPDARHPQQSSDIAAI